The following coding sequences lie in one Nitratireductor mangrovi genomic window:
- the apaG gene encoding Co2+/Mg2+ efflux protein ApaG — protein MYRAVTRNIEVSVEPFYLDDRSDPSQSRYVWAYRVTIANNSDAFVQLLSRYWHITDGDGKVEEVRGMGVVGEQPELNPGDSFQYTSGCPLTTPSGIMVGHYTMRDAAGDLFEIDIPAFSLDLPDAGRTLN, from the coding sequence ATGTATCGGGCCGTGACGCGGAACATAGAGGTGAGCGTAGAGCCTTTCTATCTCGACGACCGTTCGGACCCGTCACAATCGCGCTATGTCTGGGCCTACCGGGTGACGATCGCCAACAATTCGGACGCGTTCGTCCAACTGCTCTCGCGCTACTGGCACATCACCGACGGCGACGGCAAGGTGGAGGAGGTGCGCGGCATGGGCGTCGTCGGCGAACAGCCGGAGCTCAATCCCGGAGACAGCTTCCAGTACACCTCGGGCTGTCCGCTCACCACGCCATCGGGCATCATGGTCGGGCACTACACCATGCGCGACGCGGCGGGCGATCTGTTTGAGATCGATATCCCGGCCTTCTCGCTCGACCTGCCGGATGCCGGCCGGACACTCAACTGA
- a CDS encoding GcrA family cell cycle regulator yields MNWTDERVELLKKLWAEGLSASQIAAQLGGVSRNAVIGKVHRLKLSSRGRATNTQSRAKKPPRPAGSKSTSRTGSSRAIPQTVGANALSTAFQAQPVERVRPIEDVVVPISRRLSLVELNEHTCKWPNGDPLHEDFHFCGNEAMESGPYCTYHARLAFQPASERRRQR; encoded by the coding sequence ATGAACTGGACAGACGAAAGGGTCGAACTGCTGAAGAAGCTCTGGGCCGAAGGTCTCAGCGCCAGCCAGATCGCGGCCCAACTCGGCGGCGTGAGCCGCAACGCGGTGATCGGCAAGGTCCACAGGCTGAAGCTTTCGAGCCGCGGCCGCGCGACCAACACCCAAAGCCGCGCGAAAAAGCCGCCGCGGCCGGCCGGAAGCAAGTCGACGAGCCGGACCGGCTCGTCGCGTGCGATACCGCAAACTGTGGGAGCAAACGCCCTCAGCACGGCATTCCAGGCTCAGCCGGTCGAACGCGTACGGCCGATCGAGGACGTGGTGGTGCCGATCTCGCGTCGCCTTTCGCTTGTCGAACTCAACGAACACACGTGCAAATGGCCGAACGGCGACCCGCTGCACGAAGATTTCCACTTCTGCGGCAACGAGGCGATGGAAAGCGGCCCGTACTGCACCTATCACGCCCGCCTTGCCTTTCAGCCGGCCTCGGAACGGCGGCGGCAACGCTGA
- a CDS encoding CDP-alcohol phosphatidyltransferase family protein, whose protein sequence is MLDGWARRRLDPVLDRLAAGLASRGVSANAVTYAACVVGLASAVAITFGNEWLGLLLILLSRLGDGLDGAVARLSGKTDYGGFLDIVLDFVFYGAVPLGFALADPEANAVAAAVLIFAFYVNGASFLAFAIMAEKRGLSSESRGEKSLFFSTGLAEATETIAVFAGFCLFPDWFPVIAYAFAAVTAYTTVSRIVLAAKSF, encoded by the coding sequence ATGCTTGACGGGTGGGCGCGGCGACGCCTCGACCCGGTTCTCGACAGGCTGGCGGCGGGCCTTGCCAGCAGGGGCGTCAGCGCCAATGCCGTCACCTATGCCGCCTGCGTGGTCGGCCTTGCCTCGGCGGTGGCGATTACCTTTGGAAATGAATGGCTTGGCCTGCTCCTGATCCTGCTCAGCCGGCTCGGCGACGGGCTCGACGGCGCCGTCGCCCGACTCAGTGGCAAGACCGACTATGGCGGCTTCCTCGACATTGTGCTCGACTTCGTCTTCTACGGCGCCGTGCCGCTCGGCTTCGCGCTGGCCGATCCAGAGGCCAATGCCGTCGCGGCTGCGGTGCTGATTTTCGCCTTCTACGTGAACGGCGCCAGCTTTCTCGCCTTCGCGATCATGGCCGAAAAGCGCGGCCTCTCCAGCGAATCCCGGGGTGAAAAGTCGCTGTTTTTTTCGACGGGATTGGCGGAAGCCACGGAAACCATCGCGGTTTTCGCGGGTTTCTGCCTGTTCCCGGACTGGTTCCCGGTGATCGCCTATGCCTTCGCTGCGGTCACCGCCTACACCACCGTCTCACGTATCGTGCTCGCAGCGAAAAGCTTCTGA
- the argF gene encoding ornithine carbamoyltransferase — protein MLEMNRGLQAGAGPRHFSDLSTVSRASLRRIIEDAKQRKAALRAGSGEKPLDGKVMAMIFDKPSTRTRVSFDVGMRQLGGETIMLTGTEMQLGRSETIADTAKVLSRYVDIIMIRTTSHERLLEMSENATVPVINGLTDETHPCQIMADILTFEEHRGPVKGRLFAWTGDGNNVLHSLVEAAARFEFALNIAVPEGSEPDARYVDWARSQGASVTYCKTAEEAVREADCVVTDTWVSMGQEHRARGHNVFVPYQVNERLMQKAKPDALFMHCLPAHRGEEVTDGVIDGPHSVVFDEAENRLHAQKAVLAWCLLGEGPSE, from the coding sequence ATGCTTGAGATGAACCGCGGATTGCAAGCGGGCGCTGGCCCGCGGCATTTCTCCGACCTGTCGACGGTGTCGCGCGCGTCGCTGCGCCGCATCATCGAGGACGCCAAGCAACGCAAGGCGGCGCTGAGGGCGGGAAGTGGCGAAAAGCCGCTCGACGGCAAGGTCATGGCGATGATTTTCGACAAGCCGTCGACGCGCACCCGCGTCTCGTTCGACGTCGGCATGCGCCAGCTTGGCGGCGAGACGATCATGCTGACCGGCACGGAAATGCAGCTTGGCCGCAGCGAGACGATCGCCGACACCGCCAAGGTTCTGTCGCGCTACGTCGACATCATCATGATCCGCACGACCTCGCACGAGCGGCTGCTGGAGATGTCGGAGAACGCCACGGTGCCGGTCATCAACGGACTGACCGACGAGACACACCCCTGCCAGATCATGGCCGACATCCTGACCTTCGAGGAGCACCGCGGGCCGGTCAAGGGGCGTCTCTTCGCCTGGACAGGGGACGGCAACAATGTGCTTCATTCCCTCGTAGAGGCGGCGGCCCGGTTCGAGTTCGCGCTCAACATCGCGGTCCCGGAGGGCTCGGAGCCCGACGCCCGCTATGTCGACTGGGCGAGATCGCAGGGTGCGAGCGTCACCTATTGCAAGACGGCGGAAGAGGCCGTGCGCGAGGCGGACTGTGTCGTGACCGACACCTGGGTGTCGATGGGCCAGGAGCACCGTGCCCGTGGACACAACGTCTTCGTGCCCTATCAGGTCAACGAACGGCTGATGCAGAAAGCGAAACCCGACGCGCTGTTCATGCATTGCCTGCCGGCCCATCGCGGCGAAGAAGTGACTGATGGCGTCATCGACGGGCCGCACTCGGTTGTTTTCGACGAGGCTGAAAACCGCCTGCATGCGCAAAAGGCGGTGCTTGCCTGGTGCCTTCTGGGAGAAGGTCCGAGTGAGTGA
- a CDS encoding aspartate aminotransferase family protein, translating into MSGSALYETFARAQLAFDHGEGAWLVTASGERYLDFAAGIAVNSLGHSHPHLVAALTEQAGKLWHVSNLYEIPGQRRLGERLVTNSFADKVFFTNSGAEALECAIKTARRYHHVNGRPERHRIVTIEGAFHGRTLATIAAGGQKKYLEGFGPVVEGFDQVPFGDENALKAAITDETAAILVEPVQGEGGIRTVPTELLKTMRRLCDDNGLLLILDEVQCGVGRTGKLFAYEWAGIEPDIMAIAKGIGGGFPLGACLATDEAATGMTAGVHGTTFGGNPLAMAVGNAVLDVVLEPGFLDEVQRKSLLMKQGLAAIVDEFPDVIEAVRGTGLILGLKCKLPNTAVNLAFREQNLLTVPGGDNVVRLLPPLTATDDDIRQAIDRIRSAAAVLADAKADA; encoded by the coding sequence ATGAGCGGTTCGGCGCTTTACGAGACCTTTGCGCGGGCGCAGCTCGCGTTCGACCATGGCGAAGGTGCATGGCTGGTCACGGCGTCGGGCGAGCGATATCTCGACTTTGCCGCCGGTATCGCCGTCAACTCGCTTGGGCACAGCCACCCGCACCTCGTTGCTGCGCTGACCGAGCAGGCCGGCAAGCTGTGGCATGTCTCCAACCTTTACGAAATCCCCGGCCAGCGCCGCCTGGGCGAGAGGCTTGTGACCAACAGCTTTGCCGACAAGGTCTTCTTCACCAATTCCGGTGCCGAGGCACTGGAATGCGCGATCAAGACCGCGCGCCGCTACCACCATGTCAACGGCCGGCCGGAGCGGCACCGCATCGTCACGATCGAGGGTGCCTTCCATGGGCGCACGCTCGCGACCATCGCCGCCGGCGGGCAGAAGAAATATCTCGAAGGTTTCGGCCCCGTGGTCGAAGGCTTCGATCAAGTGCCCTTTGGCGACGAGAATGCGCTGAAAGCAGCGATCACGGACGAAACGGCGGCGATCCTGGTGGAGCCGGTACAGGGCGAGGGTGGCATCCGCACCGTGCCGACCGAGCTTCTGAAGACGATGCGGCGGCTTTGCGACGACAACGGACTGCTTTTGATCCTCGATGAGGTCCAGTGCGGTGTCGGCCGCACCGGCAAGCTTTTTGCCTACGAGTGGGCCGGCATCGAACCCGACATCATGGCGATCGCCAAGGGCATCGGAGGCGGTTTCCCGCTGGGCGCTTGCCTGGCAACAGACGAGGCTGCCACGGGCATGACCGCCGGCGTGCATGGCACCACCTTCGGCGGCAATCCGCTTGCCATGGCCGTCGGCAACGCCGTGCTCGACGTGGTTCTCGAACCCGGCTTCCTGGACGAGGTGCAGCGCAAGTCTCTGCTGATGAAGCAGGGTCTCGCGGCAATCGTGGATGAGTTCCCTGATGTCATCGAGGCCGTGCGCGGAACCGGCCTTATCCTAGGCCTCAAATGCAAGCTGCCCAACACCGCGGTCAATCTGGCGTTCCGCGAGCAGAACCTGTTGACGGTGCCCGGTGGCGACAATGTCGTGCGCCTGCTGCCGCCTCTGACCGCCACCGACGACGATATTCGCCAGGCCATCGATCGCATACGCTCTGCCGCGGCGGTACTTGCGGACGCCAAGGCCGATGCTTGA
- the phoU gene encoding phosphate signaling complex protein PhoU, producing MPTQHIVNAYDAELKFLANRIASMGGHAERMVDQAVQALVNYDTDLARRVIADDLVLDESQREIDDKAVIIIARRQPMADDLREIIGAIRISSDLERVGDLGKNIAKRVISITDHPQPIQLFRGLEALAQLALTQLKEVLDAFATRSVARISFVRDRDDDIDAMYTSLFRELLTYMMEDPRNIAACTHLLFCAKNIERIGDHATNIAETVYHIVTGEQMAAERPKEDKSHKVVLAAK from the coding sequence ATGCCGACGCAGCATATAGTCAACGCCTATGACGCGGAGCTCAAGTTCCTTGCCAACCGGATTGCGTCGATGGGAGGGCATGCCGAACGCATGGTCGATCAGGCGGTGCAGGCTTTGGTGAATTACGATACGGACCTTGCCCGCAGGGTGATCGCCGACGACCTCGTGCTCGATGAGAGCCAGCGTGAGATTGACGACAAGGCCGTCATCATCATCGCCCGAAGGCAGCCTATGGCCGACGATCTGCGCGAGATCATCGGCGCTATCCGGATTTCTTCCGATCTCGAACGTGTCGGCGATCTGGGCAAGAACATTGCGAAGCGCGTCATCTCGATCACCGATCACCCGCAGCCGATCCAGCTCTTTCGCGGGCTGGAGGCGCTGGCGCAGTTGGCCCTGACCCAGCTCAAGGAAGTGCTCGACGCCTTCGCGACGCGGTCGGTCGCCCGCATTAGCTTTGTCCGCGATCGCGACGATGACATCGACGCGATGTACACGTCGCTGTTTCGCGAATTGCTGACCTACATGATGGAAGACCCGCGCAATATCGCCGCATGTACCCACCTGCTGTTTTGCGCAAAGAACATTGAGCGCATCGGCGATCATGCGACCAACATCGCCGAAACCGTCTACCACATCGTTACCGGTGAGCAGATGGCGGCTGAGCGACCCAAGGAAGACAAGAGCCACAAGGTCGTGCTGGCGGCCAAGTAG
- a CDS encoding ATP-binding protein, which translates to MNVFAPLLGSDRPSAVRWLLVGTLGFLALLTLLEVLPWQVALAVAALAFAAAIVFSTGRFATKARKDTDPVSTNGFAGLSVDHLAEALADPLIIIDANGAIVLANAAARAAFGDFRPGTLLQLRFRTPEFQAFVARLLSDEAGPQMTEYAERVPIERWYRVVGRPAGDGSGLSVLVFKDQSEVRRIDRMRSDFIANASHELRTPLASIAGFIETLRGPARGDAKAREHFLQIMHEQTGRMARLIDDLLSLSRLEMKTYANPSDSIDLTNLVRGVIDALRHLAEEVGVEIVREGADGPVPVLGQRDELIQVFENLLENACKYGQTGGRVVVTVDAGDGVADGPSVTVRDFGPGISEEHIPRLTERFYRVDVETSRAQKGTGLGLAIVKHILTRHNARLTIRSELNEGASFTVHFAPR; encoded by the coding sequence ATGAATGTCTTTGCCCCGCTGCTTGGCAGCGACCGGCCTTCAGCGGTCCGCTGGTTGCTGGTCGGGACCTTGGGTTTCCTCGCCCTGCTGACCCTTCTGGAAGTGTTGCCCTGGCAGGTCGCACTCGCGGTTGCCGCATTGGCGTTTGCGGCCGCCATAGTGTTCTCGACGGGCAGGTTCGCCACGAAGGCAAGAAAGGACACCGACCCTGTCTCAACGAACGGGTTCGCCGGTCTTTCGGTCGACCATCTTGCCGAGGCTCTTGCCGACCCCCTGATCATCATCGACGCCAACGGCGCGATCGTGCTTGCCAACGCGGCCGCGCGGGCGGCATTCGGCGACTTCCGACCCGGAACGCTGCTGCAATTGCGGTTCCGCACGCCCGAATTCCAGGCGTTTGTCGCACGTCTGCTGTCCGACGAGGCAGGGCCGCAAATGACGGAATATGCCGAACGCGTGCCGATAGAGCGCTGGTATCGTGTCGTCGGCCGGCCGGCCGGCGACGGCAGCGGGCTCTCCGTCCTCGTCTTCAAGGACCAGAGCGAGGTTCGCCGCATCGACCGCATGCGCTCCGATTTCATTGCCAACGCCAGTCATGAACTGCGAACGCCGCTGGCTTCGATAGCCGGGTTCATCGAGACGTTACGCGGCCCTGCCCGCGGCGATGCCAAGGCGCGCGAGCACTTCCTGCAGATCATGCACGAACAGACCGGCCGCATGGCGCGCCTGATCGACGATCTTCTGTCCCTTTCGCGGCTCGAGATGAAGACCTATGCCAATCCATCAGACAGTATCGATCTGACCAATCTCGTGCGCGGGGTCATCGACGCGTTGCGTCACCTTGCGGAGGAGGTCGGCGTCGAGATCGTCAGGGAAGGTGCCGACGGCCCGGTACCTGTCCTCGGGCAGCGCGACGAACTGATTCAGGTCTTCGAAAATCTTCTCGAAAACGCCTGCAAATACGGGCAGACCGGCGGTCGCGTCGTGGTGACCGTGGACGCGGGTGACGGCGTCGCGGACGGACCCAGCGTCACGGTTCGCGACTTCGGCCCCGGGATCTCCGAAGAGCACATTCCTCGCCTGACCGAGCGTTTTTACCGGGTCGACGTCGAAACCAGCCGCGCGCAGAAGGGAACCGGCCTCGGCCTCGCGATCGTCAAGCACATCCTCACCCGCCACAATGCGCGACTGACGATCCGTTCCGAACTCAACGAAGGAGCGTCCTTTACCGTCCACTTCGCGCCGCGATAG
- a CDS encoding Hsp33 family molecular chaperone, translating to MRKRRCLPGAFWEKVRVSEQPRLGNFGHAGDDVIVPFHVGALDVRGRAVQLGVMLDDILGRHAYPEPVARLLAESIVLTALLGSSIKFEGKLTLQTQSDGPVDMLVADFATPGSMRAYARYDEERLAAAQAEGRTAPEDLLGTGVMAMTIDQGAHMHRYQGIVQLDGASLEDVARTYFRQSEQIPTDVRLSVARQLMPGEERGRWRAGGVLAQFLPESLERMRLPDLPGGDGEAMDAGSEVEVDDAWTELMALFATIEADELLDPTIGAERLLYRLFHEHGVVVFPGQKVADDCTCSREKISAILESFSDEEIAESVEAGAIKVNCEFCSKEYLFDPADFTAGDKG from the coding sequence ATGCGCAAAAGGCGGTGCTTGCCTGGTGCCTTCTGGGAGAAGGTCCGAGTGAGTGAGCAGCCGCGGCTAGGCAATTTCGGTCACGCCGGCGACGACGTAATCGTGCCGTTCCATGTCGGCGCGCTGGATGTGCGCGGCCGCGCCGTCCAGTTGGGCGTGATGCTCGACGACATTCTCGGCCGCCATGCCTATCCCGAACCGGTCGCCCGCCTTCTGGCCGAGAGCATCGTGCTGACTGCGCTGCTCGGCAGCTCGATCAAGTTCGAGGGCAAGCTGACCCTGCAAACGCAGTCCGACGGGCCGGTCGACATGCTGGTTGCTGACTTCGCCACGCCGGGGTCCATGCGCGCCTATGCCCGTTACGATGAGGAGAGGCTTGCCGCGGCGCAGGCCGAGGGCCGTACCGCGCCGGAGGACCTGCTGGGCACCGGGGTCATGGCGATGACCATCGACCAGGGAGCGCACATGCATCGTTACCAGGGTATCGTGCAGCTTGACGGCGCCTCGCTGGAAGATGTGGCGCGCACCTATTTCCGCCAGTCGGAACAGATCCCGACCGATGTGCGGCTCTCGGTCGCCCGCCAGTTGATGCCGGGCGAGGAGCGCGGGCGCTGGCGCGCCGGCGGCGTGCTGGCGCAGTTCCTGCCGGAGTCCCTCGAACGCATGCGGCTTCCCGATTTGCCCGGGGGCGATGGCGAGGCCATGGATGCAGGTTCGGAAGTCGAGGTCGACGACGCCTGGACAGAACTGATGGCGCTTTTTGCGACCATCGAGGCCGACGAACTGCTCGACCCGACGATCGGCGCCGAGCGGCTGCTCTACCGTCTCTTCCACGAGCACGGTGTCGTGGTGTTTCCGGGCCAGAAGGTCGCGGACGACTGCACGTGCTCGCGCGAGAAGATCAGTGCCATCCTGGAAAGCTTTTCCGACGAGGAGATTGCCGAAAGCGTCGAAGCCGGGGCGATCAAGGTCAATTGCGAGTTTTGCTCCAAGGAATATCTCTTCGATCCGGCCGATTTCACCGCGGGCGACAAGGGCTGA